In Antechinus flavipes isolate AdamAnt ecotype Samford, QLD, Australia chromosome 6, AdamAnt_v2, whole genome shotgun sequence, the sequence GTCAATACCTCAAAAGATCTGCTCCACCAGGGTGAGCAGGGGTGTGCAGGAGCACACTCACCTGAGCCACCTCATTCAACTGGTACTTTTACAAAGGTGCAGCACAGTGGCCGAGGACCTCCGGGCCCCTCACACAGGATAGCGAGATCCAATTTGGCAGAGAATTTTGGTGCCTAAAACCAATTGCAGAAATTGGGACTCTATCACAGTGTTTAGGAAAGGAATTCACCACTCACAGAAGGCTGGAAAACAAGTGACGCTCAATGAGATTTCCTTGGGTTTCCTGTCGATTTGCCTCTGCTTTCACACAGAGCACAAAGTCCCTGTCCACCAGCACTGGGTAGTAATTAGCTCCCAGGAACTCTGACGAGCTGGACGGCTTAGGGTACATTTGCCCACCAAAACCCAGTCTGGAAAATAACGACCCAACGTAGCAGGCCCATTCATGCTCCCTGGGCACAATTACAATGACCATCCTCCAGGTTCTCTCTGCCTATCCTTTGAAGCTCTGTTAAAAGTCTCAGAATTGAAGTCTCAGAGGCCAAAGGCCCACCCCCTTCCTGTGTAGGACATACTCCATCTTGACCATCATCTAGCCTAGGAGTGAAGTGAGGAAGGGGAGCCCACCATCCCCCCAGCAGCCCCTTCCCCTTCTGGGAGGCTTTAATGGTTGGGAAGATTGCCCTGGGATGCCAAGTCTGCACTGGCTTCTCAGCACCTCTCCCCACTGTTCCTGCTTCTGCCCTCTGGGGATAAGCTCAAAGCTAATCCCTCTTGCTCTTGAGCACCAACCCTAGGTAGCATGACCCTAGTTTTTCAGGCATGACTTGGCTGATGCTGAGTTTCTTCACTGTCCTCAAGGACTAGGATCCAGGAGGGCTCAAGTCTGATCATCTCCTTGCACCTCTCAATGCAGACTCTGGGTGCCATCACTTCTACAATCTACAGAATGCCTGACTTTTtccataaagaaaaatgtttcaaaatatgCTAGGGTTTGTAATGCCAAAAAGCTAACAAATGCATTTAGTTAACCCTTACAAGAAAAGTGtgaatgatttttatttgttcatgaaATCACAGAGAGCCTCTTGGAGGCCATCCTCTCGTTTTACATTACGTTGGTATACCTTCCAGAGGCCTATGACGCCTCCTTCACACACTGAGGCCCCTAGAGCTCACAGGTCTACTGCTTGGTCACCCAGTTCCTCTAGCTTCAAATCCAGTAGTGTTTCCACCACTCCACATTGCTTTCACTTGGTCTCCAATGAGTTAACTCATTGATGACAGAAGGTAGGGAAAAAATGCTTGACTTGCCCATGTCCAGATTTCCCCCGGCTGAGCCTTATAATATACCTCTCTTATAATGGCCTACTTTGAAGACCCATTTCCAGATGACCCAAGATGGCCAATTCTACAGGATGGCTTCCTATCGTGGGGCCTGTCCTTCTGGACACAACCTTTATTCGAAACATCAAACCAATACATGTGCGGAGCATATACTGGCTTCAGAATCATTCATCACATCTTTTGTGATTCCAAAGATGCAGCAGCAGGCCCTCTTCCTGACAAAGCACAGATGCACCGCCACAGCCTGGATGACAGATAGCCCTTTGGAGCTCTGAGGCTGGTCCCTGGAGGACTGAGGATCTGCCTGAGGGGGATCCTGTGGGGACCACTGGAGCACATGCCCCATATTCACACTGCAAAGTCCTCCTGACTAATATATTGGCATGATCACTCAGGACAAAAGGATGTGATTTTTTAATGACTACTTCCTCAAATAgcaactttctttcctttttgtttttttttttaaattacaggagaaaaacaaaaccccccaaaaagcctggatttttttttatataaataagccAGTCCATTTCagttaaaaatatgaatttaaaagaatatgaatttataaaatacttgaatTTATCCAAAATTACATGCATAGgtatttaatttctaataatcAGGGATAGCAGCAGAAACTTAAATATGGTAAAAGACTTTATcaacaataaatacaaagaatttttttagtgCAAAGAGTGCAGAAGGATTTCTcaaacaaagataataaaaggCATCCTAATTTGTACAGAATCAGGCCCAGCTCTACGCAATGGATACAGTTAATCTCTACTACACAATACAACCATTAGGATGAAATGCCTGTTGCAAATCACATCTATTAAAATGTGCTTAATTGGGACTGTTCATTCTTCTCTTGGCAGTTCATGTGttcaggaaaatctgaaaagagaaaaaaagcccTAAAGTTTACTTGAAACGAAACCTCAGACAATGACACAAAAGGCAATTAGCTCACTCTTGTAAAGACCCTTCTCCATCACCTCACAAGCACTCGCTGAATGCCCACTCGACAATGTTCTAAAGCCTGTAGTCTGTAAGAAGTATCCCAGAGATGGAAAGTGCCaattgcatccaaagagagaactatggagattgaatgtggatcaaagcatagtgctttcacctttttttttcccccttttgatctaatttttcttgcacaacatgacaaatgttgTGGATATTTGGAattatgacaaaaatggaaatatattcaaaaggATTGGACATATtcaacttatatcagattgtgtgctgccttggggagggaggagataagggaagggagaaaaatttagaataaaaagttttacaaaaataaatactgaaaatgatctttacatataatttgggaaaataagacactactggaaaagaaaaaaattatagtccAGACAATGGATAATGAATATCTGACCACAAGGAGCCATGTATCCAGCCATGAGTAAAGCCCTGCCCGCATCAGAAAACGAGGAATGCAAAAAGTAACTCGGAACAGGAAGAAGGGTTTGGCCTGTGTCCCAGCAGTCATGATGAGGAGGAGAAGGTGGGCCTGGGACTGCTGTAGTGGAGGTAGGAGTCAGGGGAAATGTGGGTGGGTGGGGGTGCAGGGAGTGTCTTGAGCCTGGCCAGAGACTTTTTTCCTCATCCAAGTGTGAGAAGAAAGAGGGGGCACTTGCCATTGTCCAAGGCCTCTGAAAAACCTCTCCCCCCCAGCACAGCAGAGTCTGGGACAGCCAGCAGGGGGACGCTGGTTACAGGGAAAAATGCTTACCTAGAGGGGAGCGTGGAATTGGGTGTGTGTTGCTATTGCCTGCTGAAGCTTCTCCTCTTTGGCTCTGCGACAATGGCAAATCTAGAGGGAACATGGAGCGGGCCACCGATGTCTCTGCTGTCCCGAATCCTGACATCTCAAAGCCTCCCAAGaccacagccctccctccctgaAGCCGGAGAAGCTCCGAATGGGCCCAAGCCCTGTGTGGGACGGTCATCCCTCCTCCTTCAACTAGCACGACACACAAACCCTTCTGAGCTTCGTAGAGTCaggaggaggtgggggtggggtgccACGCCAGGATGGCGCCCTGCTCAGGGCCTATTCCTCACCGCAAGTCCCTGTCTCAGGAGGGCCATCCCACCAGGGGcgggagggtggggagggggccgATGAGGGAACGGGCTTCTCTCCTAACCCCCAGTCTCACCACCCTTAAACCCCGGGTATCTGCCCGACAAGGACAGTCGCCCTCAGAGGATGGTCGGCGCTGCCCTAGGACGTACAGTTCTCTTTTCCATGAAGCTGCTGAGGAAATCGTCTATTTCCATCTTGCCCTCCAGGAAGTCCTCGGCGAGGGTGTCCGACTCCTCTTCGGCCTCGTGGGCGGCCACCTTCAGCCTGGCCTGGAGGGCGCTGGCACTGCAGCTCTGAAAGAGAAGAGTGTGGGGCCTCAGCGGCTGCAGCGACCACGGGTAATGCTACTGGGATGTTTCCTCAAAGAGGAATGCAACAGAAGTCGTGTCTCACTTTGTGGGTACCAAGGATACAGTGCAGCATCGATTGCATGAGAACTGCAGACACACAGATATGAGCAGATAATCAGACCTGCCAAAGCGAGCTCTGTGTGCCAAGAAACCCATCCTTGCATTGTACAGGCACAGAAAAAGCTCTGGCCTTTCCTTGCCCAGGTCATGCTGCTCTCCTTTCCTGGCTAATCATCCCATATCATCCTCCACATCACTCTTTCCAACAAACAAAGGGGACTATGTTCCTCCttacctttctcttccttcctccccctagTCTAGTCATTCCTATCTCCACCCCAGTGGTCACCCAGATGTTTCCCAAGTGGATCCCCTAGCTTCTGCAGCCTCTTACTCCCAATCCCGCCTGCTCTAAGAGTGACCTTTCTGCAGTCTGTCTCCCACCAGATCGTTCCTTGCATCCCAGAAACTTTAGCCCCACAAAGCCCAGACTTCCTTTCCCTGGCACTTGTTAGTCCCAGTTTTCCGAATTCACTTCCCGCCACACAGCATCCACTGCATCCAGACCAGACCATAGGCAGTCCTCTCTTGCCTCCATGCCTTTGCTATGCTCAGATTTCCCTCACTGCTCACTCATCATCATTTAGCACCTAATACAGAGGTTTTGGGGCTACTATAGGGGAAACCACTCAATAAGAAGAGTTGTCCATTATCTGCTGGGGAAATGGGCACACAGGAGACTATTAAAATAATCTAGAAGATGGAATAATCTTCTAAAAGCCACCCCCTCAGTAAGAAACCAAGTGTGAAGTGGGGGTCCAAAGGACCCTGGGGAGCTGGGCACGGCCTTCCCCTTGGAGGactggaagagaaggaagggtgCAGCACAGCCCACAGGCTACGGACCCACTCCTTCCCAACGACCTGCAGAGCCTTTCTGCGGAGACCAGGTCCTCAgaactttctcttcctcctaagACTGCTAGAGTCAGAGTAAGAGACGAGCCTCCTGCCCTCTCACATGAGACACGAGATGAGACATGAGAGACACATAGAAGCCCCTCAGCCATTTTGTAGATGGCCTCCTAATCACCCTTAGCACTCCCTCTACAACACAGGCCCGCTGTTTTGTCTGTAACTGCCCTCCTGAAGGAGCTTTCAAAAGGCCTACATAGAGAATAAGGCCCAGCTGCAATGCAACCCTCCTTCATTCAGCTGTATAAACTTTTGGCACCaaaaatccattttcattttaacaaGGCCCCATTCCAGAACCTGTTCACTGCCTCCAATATTGATGAGAACAGAGGACAGGCCTATCCCTCCTCAGGAGGCTGAAGAGGAGACCACAGGGATCTCATCAAACTCCCTCTGTGCTTCCTCGAGTGGGGGTCCAGAAGCAGAAGAGAGCCCCGAGATGGCCTCTGAAGTTGGCAAGGCCAGGGGGCAAACAGGATGTGAGAAGGGAAGACTCCCCAGGCCAGACTGGAAGGCTTGTATCATATCCTAGAGACTGAGAGGGCCTCTGATGTTGAGCAGCCAGATGTGCACGGCTCAGCAGCTCACTCTCTGTAGTGGTGGGGGAGGCAAGTGCAGGCCATGGGGGAAGGCAGAGCCAAGAACAGAAATGCCAAAGAGCTGTTTGCAGGGAGGGATGACAGACTGTTCTGGATTCCTACAGGATGTCTGGGTGGCACCCATGTGCACATCTACCTATGTGGACCCAGAAGTCTGGCCAGATCACCAAGGAAAGCAGATACCAGAAGAGGGACTGGGACACAGCCTTGGCGAATGCTCACACTATGTGAGTTTGGACGATGGCTAACAAGGTTCCATAAGGCAGGCAAGAGGAGAACAAAAAGCATCCCCAAATCCAAACAGAGCAGAAGTGTTCAAGCAAATCAATAAAAGACTCAAGTGAACCTTACAATGGGATGGAACACGTATATGGTCAAATCCAAGCACATCATGCAGATAAAAAGCTAACCTGGTAGGAAGGCATTATAGGCTAGGGGTGGGATGTGGTGGGAGGAGGAAAGGCCCCATGGAGAAGACAGCTTTTGAGCTAAGGGATTGCTGAGGCTTGTTGGGACAGAATGGGTCTACTTTATCCAGAAGAAGCAGGGCACCTTTGCTCTCTTGGGTCCCTCCCAAATCTAAAGCCAGGACCCCACCGTGGCCTTTTGCTCACTATTGGCAGTTTCAGTACTGAAGACCTTGGTATCAGGCTGTTCCATATCATGGAGCTGTCGCAACAAGCCTTGTAGCCAGCCAACAGGTCAGACAGACCCCCAGCAAAGGCCCACTGAAACTCTGCCTCCTAAGAAACACAGCGGGGCTGTCATAGTCCCAGGCTAAAGAAATCCTTTCTGTTGGTAAGGAAGGCCATAATGGGACCAAAGGTCCTGAAGTTAGCCAATTTTACCAAAAagttacataaaaatataaagagatagCCATACCTCGCTAAGCTCGTGCTGCCTCTGCATCTTCTTTTCAAAGCCCGATTTCATCTGAGTGAGCAGTTCATActaaagaagagcaaaaaaagtGTGTTGGGCTTTTTCTGGTCCtctgcttatttctttctttatgaaaaaaaatcaatgcactGACCTTCTCTAGGACTGTCTGCCTTTTGGCTTCCAGGCTGGGCTCTAAAAGAAGATTTTTTCCTGCAAAATTAAGCCAAGGTTTAGCCAATATTAAATGCACTTCTCAGGAAGCTGAGCGCTGGTAAAGGCCAGACTTACGGGCAAGGTCTTCGATGCTCTTTACCAAGTCGTCCTTATCAGTAATGACCTGCTTCAGCTGGGGCAGAGTCGAGAACTGCTCTAGGAATGCTTCTTCATGTTCATTCATATCTGTTAACTGCGACAGGCTGAGAGCACACAGGGAAAACCAACACTGGGTAAGTGAATCagcctccccttccttccctcctcctcctcttagcAGCTGCCCAGGGCAGTGGTCCCTGTCTCTCAGATCATTCTGAGGCCAGCTCatctcccactctctcccctgcTCTCTGAATTTCCATGACATTGCTCTCTTGGAGCGTTCCTCCCCAATCTTATccacctcttctctccctccccaaaagCTCTCTTCTAGATacgcctctctctctctctctctctcattttgttCTTTCCAGGTGCCAAATTTAATCATCTTTCCTTAATTCTCCTTCGTTCTCCCCTCTGCAGACTCTGGTGCTGCTGACCATATTTAAcccttcacattttcttctgtggGTCTTCAAGGCATTGCTCCCTGCCActtctccttccatttctttttgctCACCAACCACAGGGCTTCACCAAGGCTCTGGCTGAAGctgctttctctcttttactaTGTTCTTATCAGGTACCATGGATTCCATCCGTACCTATGAAGCTAATTTTTAAATGGCCACAGTCAGCTCCAGCCTTTCCTAAACTCTAGTCCCACATCACCAAAAGCCTATTGAAGTCCTATAGCCAGCTCAGACTCAACGTGCCCAAAAGAGGCCCCATTACAGGTTTTCACCTACGACCAGGGGGAAGGGAGCCATGGGAGATTTGTTGCTGTAATTGTTCAATCgtgatttcatttggggtttccttggcaaaggtgCTAGAGTAGTGTGCCATTTTCttatccagcttattttacagatgaggaaactgaggcaaacaggactgcacgatttgcccaggatcccacagccaCTAAATgtgtgaagctggatttgaaactCATGAAGGagttttcctgaccccaggcccagcAGTCTATTGCGCATCACTTATCTACCCCTGGAGGAGGGACAAAAGTTGGACACTGGATCCTGAAACAGTGAGTAGAGAAGAGAGGGCTAATAGTACTGCTCAGCACCAGTGGGggtttgggggggtggggagggagaagggttGCCGAACACCTGTTGGTAGTGTACCAATCAGAACAGTCACACACTTTCTCCACCTTAACTCAGCCAACACAGGGTAGAAGTGAAGGCGACAAGTGGTGGGAGCATCCAAGGCAGAGAGCTGGCTGGGGACAGGGAAAGGACGGTGGAGTACCACTGGTTCATCAAAGAGTCAAAATGGGGGAGAGATTGGCTAGTGCGAGGGAGAGGCCTGGGGTGAAAAATGTGTAATATTAAACAAAGGCAGAGGAGAGGCAAAAGGCCAAGAGATCAGTCACATAAGAGGATTTCTGAATTCTTGAACATGAAAGCGGTGCCTTTGTAGAGGCAGAAAAACCAAAGGGATGGCTTTCTGTGTGGGGCTGAGGTAGAGTGAAGAAAACTCCGGGAGCCAAGTAAGTCTTTAGTATTTGAGTCAAGTCCTCACTTACTGAAGAAGAAAGGACAGCTCCCAGGATTCTGAGAGCATGAATCTCCAAGAGAGGGTGGGGGAGAGCTTACTGAGATATGGAGACAGGAGGAGAACCTAGA encodes:
- the VPS37A gene encoding vacuolar protein sorting-associated protein 37A isoform X3, which codes for MDKHGVYVTCPLVNNFTMHSDLGKIVQSLLDEFWKNPPVLAPSSPFAYLYGGPAGMPPYAAQGFPFLPSYSPQEANRSMTSVPVADTVSPASSYSTPKPAAPSYGFLSSLPLPVPTIDAPMLTGQNGCGYKMPDIPDTFPELSELSLSQLTDMNEHEEAFLEQFSTLPQLKQVITDKDDLVKSIEDLARKNLLLEPSLEAKRQTVLEKYELLTQMKSGFEKKMQRQHELSESCSASALQARLKVAAHEAEEESDTLAEDFLEGKMEIDDFLSSFMEKRTICHCRRAKEEKLQQAIATHTQFHAPL